The following are encoded together in the Planctomycetota bacterium genome:
- a CDS encoding sialate O-acetylesterase encodes MARHLISLTLVALALLAGRAAAEVELGTPFSDDMMVQMDRAIPVWGTAKAGAAVTVRMAEAAAEATADEEGYWRVELPAVAEAGPYELVVEADGSEAVRLTNVLAGDIWLCSGQSNMAWAVERTDSASWAIPNAADSDIRLLKVRRQSATEPVERIDATWAEAAPNTVRYFSAVGYHFGRQVHAETGRPIGLIDASWGGSAIHAWLPDETLRRYDDYDQLREMVARRTARAEEAFREWDEGGREGRRPGLNGGGPQHQLAALHNGMTHPLGAMPIRGVLWYQGEADAGNPDRYKVLFPELVDAWRSQFGDDELPVYFVQLTAFGRSGEDVWRRFRETQRELADLDHVEMAVSIDVGDETDIHPTNKQPVGERLARFALRDVYGQAVMADYPIPTSVAAQDDGSVRLTYDHVGDGLRLLEGDDVLGFVLVDADGKTHDATAQLVGPDSIVLSAEGVTEPALVRYAFSPAPAVNLVNSEDLPAVPFEMAVD; translated from the coding sequence ATGGCAAGACACCTGATCTCCCTGACGCTCGTTGCCCTCGCCCTGCTCGCCGGCCGGGCAGCGGCGGAGGTGGAGTTGGGGACGCCCTTCTCGGACGACATGATGGTGCAGATGGACCGGGCGATCCCGGTCTGGGGGACGGCGAAGGCCGGGGCGGCGGTGACGGTGCGGATGGCCGAGGCCGCGGCGGAGGCGACGGCGGATGAGGAGGGGTACTGGCGGGTCGAGTTGCCGGCCGTAGCGGAGGCCGGGCCGTATGAGCTGGTGGTGGAGGCCGACGGCAGTGAGGCGGTGCGGCTGACCAACGTTCTGGCCGGAGACATCTGGCTATGCAGCGGGCAGTCGAACATGGCCTGGGCGGTCGAGCGGACCGACTCGGCGTCGTGGGCGATCCCGAACGCGGCCGACAGCGACATCCGCCTCTTGAAGGTGCGGCGGCAGTCGGCGACGGAGCCGGTCGAACGCATCGACGCCACCTGGGCCGAGGCGGCGCCGAACACGGTGCGTTACTTCTCCGCCGTCGGCTATCACTTTGGGCGTCAGGTCCACGCCGAGACCGGTCGGCCGATCGGGCTCATCGACGCCTCCTGGGGTGGCTCGGCCATCCACGCCTGGCTGCCCGACGAGACGCTCCGCCGCTACGACGACTACGACCAGCTGCGCGAGATGGTGGCCAGGCGCACCGCCCGGGCCGAAGAGGCGTTTCGCGAATGGGACGAGGGTGGGCGCGAGGGGCGTCGACCCGGGCTCAACGGCGGCGGGCCGCAGCATCAGCTGGCCGCGCTCCACAACGGCATGACCCACCCGCTGGGGGCGATGCCGATTCGCGGCGTCCTCTGGTACCAGGGTGAGGCCGACGCAGGGAATCCGGACCGGTACAAGGTCCTCTTCCCCGAGCTTGTCGACGCGTGGCGAAGCCAGTTCGGCGACGACGAGCTGCCCGTCTACTTCGTCCAGCTCACCGCGTTCGGCCGATCGGGCGAAGACGTGTGGCGACGCTTCCGCGAAACCCAGCGCGAGCTGGCCGACCTCGACCACGTCGAGATGGCCGTGTCGATCGACGTGGGCGACGAGACGGACATCCACCCGACCAACAAGCAGCCCGTGGGCGAACGCCTCGCCCGATTCGCCCTCCGCGACGTCTACGGCCAGGCCGTCATGGCCGACTACCCGATTCCGACGAGCGTCGCCGCGCAGGACGACGGCTCGGTCCGCCTGACCTACGACCACGTCGGCGACGGCCTGCGGCTGCTGGAAGGCGATGACGTGCTCGGCTTCGTTCTCGTCGACGCGGACGGCAAAACGCACGACGCAACGGCCCAACTCGTCGGGCCCGACAGCATCGTCCTCAGCGCCGAAGGCGTGACCGAACCAGCGCTGGTGCGTTACGCCTTTTCGCCCGCGCCGGCGGTCAACCTCGTCAACAGCGAAGACCTCCCGGCCGTGCCGTTCGAGATGGCCGTCGACTGA
- a CDS encoding formylglycine-generating enzyme family protein, with product MAWFRVMSTMIAAGVMASGQAVLADDPPADAPDGMVWIPGGAFTMGGVGDKARQDELPRHRVRVDGFWIDRTEVTNAQFAQFVEATGYVTTAERPVDWEELRKQLPPGTPRPPVELLAAGSVVFAAPDQAVSLRDVRAWWQFTPGANWRPPTGPGSSIDGLDDHPVVHVSLRDVAAYAAWAGKDVPTEAEWEFAARGGLADQAYAWGDTLAPDGRHLANTFTGSFPHHNSEADGFAGLAPVGSFPANGYGVVDMIGNAWEWTADGYDPMSHRRRFQVGGVADNPALPVDLDDGGAIAAIRGGSHLCHASYCSSYRPSARMSQLVSEGNGHLGFRLIKRVADVEAEPGE from the coding sequence ATGGCGTGGTTCCGAGTGATGTCGACGATGATCGCGGCCGGCGTGATGGCCAGTGGTCAGGCTGTCCTCGCAGACGATCCGCCGGCTGACGCGCCAGACGGCATGGTCTGGATTCCCGGCGGCGCGTTCACCATGGGCGGCGTGGGCGACAAGGCACGCCAAGACGAGCTGCCGCGGCACCGCGTTCGCGTCGACGGCTTCTGGATCGATCGGACCGAGGTCACCAACGCCCAATTCGCACAGTTCGTCGAGGCAACCGGCTACGTCACGACGGCCGAGCGGCCGGTGGATTGGGAGGAGCTTCGCAAGCAGCTTCCGCCCGGCACGCCTCGCCCGCCGGTGGAGTTGCTCGCGGCCGGTTCGGTCGTTTTCGCCGCGCCGGATCAGGCGGTGTCCCTGCGCGACGTTCGCGCGTGGTGGCAGTTCACGCCCGGCGCGAACTGGCGTCCGCCGACGGGGCCGGGCAGTTCGATCGACGGGTTGGACGACCATCCGGTGGTCCACGTCTCGCTGCGCGACGTCGCGGCTTACGCAGCGTGGGCCGGCAAGGACGTTCCGACCGAGGCCGAGTGGGAGTTTGCCGCACGCGGCGGGCTCGCGGATCAGGCCTACGCGTGGGGCGACACGCTCGCACCCGATGGCCGGCACCTCGCCAACACATTCACCGGCTCCTTCCCGCACCACAACAGCGAAGCCGACGGCTTCGCCGGTCTCGCCCCGGTCGGGTCGTTCCCGGCCAACGGCTACGGCGTGGTCGACATGATCGGCAACGCCTGGGAATGGACGGCCGACGGCTACGACCCGATGAGCCATCGCCGTCGCTTCCAGGTCGGCGGCGTCGCGGACAACCCGGCGTTGCCCGTCGATCTGGATGACGGCGGTGCGATCGCGGCGATCCGTGGCGGCTCGCATCTGTGCCACGCCAGCTACTGCTCGAGCTATCGCCCGTCGGCCCGGATGTCCCAGCTGGTCAGCGAGGGCAACGGCCATCTCGGCTTCCGGCTCATCAAGCGCGTCGCCGACGTCGAGGCCGAGCCAGGCGAATGA
- the bamD gene encoding outer membrane protein assembly factor BamD gives MNRWSVFLALLLVVVAGCAGRPDVVEVDNTAFLERRGVTEPTVLQAAAELDDGDEEQAFDRLVEWFRDPRTRQSQARPEALFVAANALAEDGNTERAFYYLDELLDTYPDGTLFRPAAIRQYQLAVALLARSRPAFSLGTGAGDFEALEMLFRIQQRVPGSDLAESALLLSADHYFARGDYDFAEDAYTVFVESYPRSDEIGRVRLRQAWSNLLQYQGPRYDPTSLLDARAQFFDLKDAGVRQTPEIERALAYIEEQFAQKAESQAGWYRRTGHRDAAARIMAEAEVRYADVLSDDTDEETADGS, from the coding sequence ATGAACCGATGGAGCGTGTTCCTGGCCCTCTTGCTGGTCGTCGTGGCCGGTTGTGCCGGCAGGCCGGACGTGGTCGAGGTCGACAACACGGCCTTTCTGGAGCGTCGTGGCGTGACGGAGCCGACGGTCCTCCAAGCTGCCGCCGAGCTGGACGACGGCGACGAGGAGCAGGCCTTCGATCGCCTCGTCGAGTGGTTCCGCGACCCGCGGACGCGTCAGAGCCAGGCCCGTCCCGAAGCCCTGTTCGTCGCCGCCAACGCCCTGGCCGAGGACGGCAACACCGAGCGAGCGTTCTACTACCTCGACGAGCTGCTGGACACGTATCCCGACGGGACGCTCTTCCGCCCGGCAGCGATTCGGCAGTACCAGCTGGCCGTCGCGTTGCTCGCCAGGTCGAGGCCGGCGTTCAGTCTCGGGACCGGCGCGGGCGACTTCGAGGCACTCGAGATGCTCTTCCGCATCCAGCAACGCGTGCCCGGCAGCGACCTGGCGGAAAGCGCTCTGCTTCTGTCGGCCGACCACTACTTCGCTCGTGGCGACTACGACTTCGCCGAGGACGCGTACACGGTCTTCGTCGAGAGCTACCCACGCAGCGACGAGATCGGTCGGGTTCGGCTTCGCCAGGCGTGGTCAAATCTGCTGCAGTACCAGGGCCCGCGATACGACCCGACGTCGCTGCTGGATGCGCGGGCACAGTTCTTCGACCTGAAGGACGCAGGCGTTCGGCAGACGCCCGAGATCGAGCGGGCGCTCGCGTACATCGAAGAGCAGTTCGCACAGAAGGCCGAGTCGCAGGCCGGGTGGTATCGGCGGACGGGTCATCGC